From Miscanthus floridulus cultivar M001 chromosome 15, ASM1932011v1, whole genome shotgun sequence, the proteins below share one genomic window:
- the LOC136507363 gene encoding putative cyclin-dependent kinase F-2, with translation MAVAFLAPRRRPRACKEDHRGGGNGSKVRIGVVDSYKILKRIGQGGYGSVWKARHVESGELVAIKSSLHAGGEAALLREAAMLAACAGNPAVVRLREVARGSDMHHDLHLVLEYVVGRSLHDVIGSRSRHGHHPFSESETRRAMAQLLVGASTMHAHGVVHRDLKPGNVLVGAGDGRLKICDLGLARSVVAPPAPPTDDTDPKGTPGYMAPELLLGEKDCGAPVDVWALGCIMADLVAGQPLFPEEDLCQQLISIVNLLGIPDDVSLMPLGVSGPSKLRERVPEERLSAAGFDVLQGLLEYNPKDRLTAVDALKMPWFAGAQDD, from the coding sequence ATGGCTGTCGCCTTCCTGGCCCCAAGGCGCCGTCCCCGTGCTTGCAAAGAGGATCACCGAGGAGGAGGAAACGGCAGCAAGGTGCGGATCGGCGTGGTCGACTCGTACAAGATTCTGAAGAGGATCGGCCAGGGAGGATACGGCTCCGTCTGGAAGGCACGCCACGTCGAGTCCGGGGAGCTCGTCGCCATCAAGTCGAGCCTCCACGCCGGCGGCGAGGCAGCGCTGCTGCGGGAGGCCGCCATGCTCGCCGCGTGCGCGGGCAACCCCGCGGTGGTGCGGCTCAGGGAGGTGGCGCGCGGCTCGGACATGCACCACGACCTCCACCTCGTCCTGGAGTACGTCGTCGGCCGGAGCCTCCACGACGTCATCGGCTCGCGCAGCCGCCACGGGCACCACCCGTTCTCGGAGTCGGAGACGCGCCGCGCCATGGCACAGCTGCTGGTCGGCGCCTCGACGATGCATGCGCACGGCGTCGTCCACCGTGACCTCAAGCCCGGGAACGTGCTCGTCGGCGCGGGAGACGGACGCCTCAAGATCTGCGACCTGGGTCTCGCCAGGTCCGTAGtcgcgccgccggcgccgcccacGGACGACACGGATCCCAAAGGCACGCCTGGGTACATGGCGCCGGAGCTGCTTCTGGGCGAGAAAGACTGCGGTGCGCCCGTCGACGTGTGGGCGCTCGGATGCATCATGGCGGACCTCGTAGCCGGACAGCCGCTCTTTCCGGAGGAAGACTTGTGCCAGCAGCTGATCAGCATCGTCAACCTCCTAGGGATCCCAGACGACGTCTCGTTGATGCCACTGGGTGTCTCTGGCCCCAGCAAGCTGCGCGAGAGGGTGCCGGAGGAGCGGCTGTCGGCGGCGGGGTTCGACGTCCTGCAAGGTCTGCTGGAGTACAACCCCAAGGACAGGCTTACCGCTGTCGACGCGCTGAAGATGCCGTGGTTTGCAGGAGCCCAAGATGACTGA